A single region of the Acidobacteriota bacterium genome encodes:
- a CDS encoding efflux RND transporter periplasmic adaptor subunit, with translation MSGRLRLGAAAAACVLVMGCDAAGTTSTVDFLVPVSAAEVRTGNVEDLIIATGTLRAAESIVLQVETPGRLQIGRNKNGSRLAEGDRVVPDQMIAEVTGEDARLAARVEATHQAYQGALAERDARARLFQQELIAAEELRRAETALEDAKATWEQSLLTEDRARMLTPIGGVLMELARDTSGMPIADGQLVYQGFQVARIAPVDSLVADIDLVGPELARVHPGQKGRLRHFAWEDVTFEGAVVRLSPEVDPTTHTFRAEVAINNPGGLLRPGMFVEVTLVVEQRNAVPVIPREAVTERGGRRVVFVLDGQRAVRREVVLGLGDDEIAEVRQGLEIGERIVVRGLETLTDGTRVRVSG, from the coding sequence GTGAGCGGGCGGCTGCGTCTGGGCGCCGCGGCCGCCGCCTGCGTCCTGGTCATGGGCTGTGACGCCGCTGGCACGACCAGTACCGTCGACTTCCTGGTCCCGGTGAGCGCAGCCGAGGTCCGCACGGGCAACGTCGAGGACCTGATCATCGCCACCGGCACCCTGCGCGCCGCGGAGAGCATCGTGCTCCAGGTCGAGACGCCAGGCCGGCTCCAGATCGGCCGGAACAAGAACGGCAGCCGGCTTGCCGAGGGAGATCGCGTGGTCCCCGACCAGATGATCGCCGAAGTCACCGGCGAGGACGCGCGCCTGGCGGCCCGCGTGGAGGCGACGCACCAGGCCTACCAGGGCGCGCTCGCCGAACGCGACGCGCGCGCCCGGCTGTTCCAGCAGGAACTGATCGCGGCCGAGGAGTTGCGGCGGGCCGAGACCGCGCTCGAGGACGCCAAGGCAACCTGGGAACAGAGCCTGCTGACGGAAGATCGTGCGCGGATGCTCACGCCCATTGGCGGCGTGCTGATGGAATTGGCCCGCGACACGAGCGGCATGCCGATCGCGGACGGGCAGCTCGTGTACCAGGGCTTCCAGGTCGCGCGGATCGCTCCCGTCGACTCCCTGGTCGCCGACATCGACCTGGTCGGCCCCGAGCTGGCGCGGGTGCATCCGGGTCAGAAGGGGCGCCTCCGCCACTTCGCCTGGGAAGACGTCACTTTCGAAGGCGCGGTCGTCCGCCTGTCTCCCGAAGTCGATCCGACGACTCATACCTTCCGCGCTGAAGTGGCGATCAACAACCCTGGCGGCCTGCTGCGGCCCGGCATGTTCGTCGAGGTCACCCTGGTCGTGGAACAGCGCAACGCCGTGCCCGTCATCCCCCGCGAAGCGGTCACCGAGCGCGGCGGCCGGCGGGTCGTGTTCGTGCTCGACGGTCAGCGTGCCGTGCGGCGCGAGGTGGTGCTCGGTCTCGGCGACGACGAGATCGCGGAAGTCCGCCAGGGGCTCGAGATCGGCGAGCGGATCGTTGTGCGCGGACTCGAAACCCTGACCGACGGCACACGCGTCCGGGTGTCCGGCTAG